A window of Streptomyces armeniacus contains these coding sequences:
- a CDS encoding BTAD domain-containing putative transcriptional regulator has translation MAAWVCWIAFAHTVIRETWWYATHLTQLLRDRGTHRQHLADLPLKRSLAALCVGTLILALLSLWRPQPATAHVPTAVAEPSSTQPAAAAPQHPGAPQYVAGEPTGAEKGAAASADRVEYTVVEGDTLWDIARTRLGDPLLWPRIYALNKDRPQPDGQRLGEPDDIRPGWQLTLPVAQSSRPAPPPRQESDQHASAEESTTATPPTVRAPEPGPTPQRIRRGSEPEGTSVSRARPGNVPGAASISVGEASVIGITAAAGLLAALRCWRIHQRRRTGPDTTTTPTPLSCTVERAVDAAREAASVTTPTDSDSLVTRRTPPAAPKPAPSITIGTTSDGEASVKLLAHPAGCAWTGPGADAALRALLIGVLTAAERQRPAPAHTRVLVHREVAENLLPGLPTEFSALAQATDTADAVRRAEEHLLAHARHAASMNDGAQNTVDPDPGTLLLITPLDSARTGQLEALAARSTPDTLIVLTTGGALPGAPSWHIASDGTTAIPGATRSQPVELFRLTDDAAGDLLNMLLGAHGRHPRPRTPPTAEDSEGQPEEQEAEVATAIGETEPSKPRLPTVPAPSSPAPPEQSKPVRLSVLGPLLVHVKNNPEPIGNHLRTESREFLTLLAAHPNGLLATDIARSLHLDEDPDQIARDMKNLRRAIRRTLRSATGITSAEFILRHGEIHKLNPELVETDLADFQDLMKKATHGDVAAEEFSAFRQAAELYRGPFAAGCEHLWADGLREHLTIQFCDAAVRLAHRAEHTGVQDDQGTALTALENALGHHPDNERLYTAAIRLHQAAGRDEAAHRTYTRLERHLAQLDLKPDPAVRALLSSRTGAR, from the coding sequence ATGGCCGCCTGGGTCTGCTGGATCGCCTTCGCCCACACAGTCATCCGGGAGACCTGGTGGTACGCCACCCACCTGACCCAGCTCCTCCGCGACCGTGGAACGCACCGTCAGCACCTCGCCGACCTCCCGCTGAAGAGGTCGTTGGCGGCGCTGTGCGTCGGCACCCTCATCCTGGCCCTGCTCAGCCTCTGGCGGCCCCAGCCCGCCACCGCTCACGTGCCGACCGCAGTGGCGGAGCCTTCCAGCACACAGCCCGCGGCTGCCGCCCCTCAACACCCAGGCGCACCGCAGTACGTGGCCGGCGAGCCGACTGGGGCCGAGAAGGGAGCCGCCGCGTCGGCCGATCGCGTCGAGTACACCGTGGTCGAGGGCGACACTCTGTGGGATATCGCCCGTACGCGCCTTGGCGACCCGCTCCTGTGGCCACGGATCTACGCCCTCAACAAGGACCGCCCCCAGCCCGACGGACAGCGACTCGGAGAACCCGACGACATCCGCCCCGGCTGGCAACTGACCCTGCCCGTCGCACAGAGCTCCCGGCCGGCCCCTCCACCCCGTCAGGAATCCGATCAGCACGCCTCAGCCGAGGAAAGCACCACTGCGACGCCGCCGACCGTACGTGCTCCCGAGCCCGGCCCCACTCCTCAACGCATCCGCCGCGGAAGCGAGCCCGAGGGCACGTCCGTCTCCAGGGCCCGCCCCGGGAACGTACCGGGAGCGGCATCGATCAGCGTGGGAGAAGCCAGCGTCATCGGAATCACGGCAGCGGCCGGACTCCTGGCAGCCCTGCGCTGCTGGCGCATCCACCAGCGCCGCCGCACCGGCCCCGACACCACCACGACGCCCACACCGCTGAGTTGCACCGTAGAGCGAGCCGTGGACGCCGCCCGCGAGGCCGCGTCCGTGACCACGCCGACCGACTCCGACAGCCTCGTCACCCGCCGTACCCCGCCCGCCGCACCGAAGCCCGCACCCTCGATCACCATCGGCACCACGAGCGACGGCGAAGCGTCGGTCAAACTGCTCGCGCACCCCGCCGGATGCGCCTGGACCGGCCCAGGCGCCGACGCCGCCCTACGAGCACTACTGATCGGCGTCCTCACCGCGGCCGAGCGGCAACGCCCCGCCCCCGCCCACACCCGCGTCCTCGTACACCGCGAAGTGGCGGAGAATCTCCTGCCCGGGCTCCCGACCGAGTTCTCCGCGCTGGCCCAAGCAACCGACACCGCTGACGCCGTACGGCGAGCCGAGGAACACCTCCTCGCCCACGCCCGCCACGCTGCCAGCATGAACGACGGCGCCCAGAACACCGTCGATCCCGACCCAGGAACGCTGCTGCTGATCACGCCCCTCGACTCCGCCAGAACCGGGCAGTTGGAGGCCCTCGCCGCGCGCAGCACGCCCGACACCCTGATCGTTCTCACCACCGGCGGGGCTCTGCCCGGCGCTCCGAGCTGGCACATCGCCTCTGACGGCACGACAGCGATCCCAGGTGCCACGCGGTCCCAGCCGGTAGAGCTGTTCCGGCTCACCGACGATGCCGCAGGAGACCTCCTGAACATGCTGCTGGGAGCCCACGGCAGGCACCCCAGACCGCGGACACCACCCACCGCCGAGGACTCCGAAGGCCAACCGGAGGAACAGGAAGCCGAAGTCGCAACGGCCATCGGCGAGACCGAACCGTCGAAACCCCGACTACCGACCGTTCCCGCGCCTTCGTCGCCCGCACCACCGGAGCAGTCCAAGCCCGTCCGCCTGAGCGTCCTCGGCCCGCTCCTCGTGCACGTGAAGAACAACCCGGAGCCCATCGGCAACCACCTCAGAACCGAGAGCCGCGAATTCCTTACCCTGCTCGCGGCGCACCCCAACGGCCTGCTGGCCACCGACATCGCCCGCAGCCTTCACCTCGACGAGGACCCCGATCAGATCGCCCGCGACATGAAGAACCTCCGTCGGGCGATCCGCCGCACCCTGCGCAGCGCGACTGGAATCACGAGCGCGGAGTTCATTCTTCGCCACGGGGAAATCCACAAACTCAACCCCGAACTCGTCGAAACCGACCTCGCAGACTTCCAGGACCTAATGAAGAAGGCTACTCACGGCGACGTCGCAGCAGAGGAATTCTCGGCGTTTCGCCAGGCGGCAGAACTTTACCGAGGACCTTTCGCCGCAGGATGCGAACATCTATGGGCCGATGGTCTACGAGAACACCTCACCATCCAGTTCTGTGACGCCGCCGTACGCCTGGCCCACCGCGCCGAACACACCGGCGTGCAGGACGACCAGGGCACCGCCCTGACTGCGCTCGAAAACGCCCTCGGCCACCACCCCGACAACGAACGCCTCTACACCGCGGCCATCCGCCTTCACCAGGCCGCCGGCCGCGACGAGGCCGCTCACCGCACCTACACCAGGCTGGAACGACACCTGGCACAACTGGACCTGAAGCCCGACCCCGCCGTACGTGCGCTGCTCTCCAGCCGGACCGGAGCCCGTTGA
- a CDS encoding TadE family protein, producing MRHRTRLRYDDRGAVSVQLVLVVPALLILSLLAVQFALVWHAQHLAQFAAQDALAATRVKDAGTADGHAAARSRLKTLGGRVFTSPEVTVHRSKTHAGVRIEGRVLHVVPGLNLHASGAASGPVERLTTPTGEQP from the coding sequence GTGCGCCACCGCACCCGCCTTCGATACGACGACCGGGGCGCCGTCAGCGTCCAGCTCGTTCTCGTCGTTCCCGCGCTGCTGATCCTCTCCCTCCTCGCGGTCCAGTTCGCGCTGGTCTGGCACGCGCAACACCTCGCGCAGTTCGCCGCGCAGGACGCGCTCGCCGCCACCCGCGTGAAGGACGCCGGAACAGCAGACGGCCACGCCGCCGCCCGAAGCCGCCTGAAGACGCTGGGCGGGCGGGTGTTCACCTCGCCCGAGGTCACCGTCCACCGATCGAAGACCCACGCCGGCGTGCGGATCGAGGGGCGGGTACTCCACGTCGTACCCGGGCTGAACCTGCACGCCTCCGGCGCCGCGTCCGGACCCGTCGAACGCCTCACCACGCCCACCGGAGAACAGCCGTGA
- a CDS encoding pilus assembly protein TadG-related protein: MTARTSARIQAVVGQRLALAKQDDRGQVTAFVVGAFAAAWLFAGIVVDGGLAMAGAARAQDVAQEAARTGAQKLDVRQLRHQHVRLRHTAAEDAARRYVESAGDAGSVSARGNTVTVRVTHHQPTQILQLVGLRTLTARASATAHAERATSH; the protein is encoded by the coding sequence ATGACGGCGAGGACGAGCGCTCGTATCCAGGCCGTGGTCGGTCAGCGACTCGCGCTCGCCAAGCAGGACGACCGGGGCCAGGTGACCGCGTTCGTCGTCGGCGCGTTCGCCGCGGCGTGGCTGTTCGCCGGAATCGTCGTCGACGGCGGTCTCGCGATGGCCGGGGCCGCTCGCGCGCAGGACGTCGCACAGGAAGCGGCCCGCACCGGCGCGCAGAAACTCGACGTCCGCCAGCTGCGCCATCAGCACGTTCGCCTACGTCACACAGCCGCCGAAGATGCCGCCCGAAGATACGTCGAATCCGCAGGCGACGCCGGGTCCGTATCCGCACGCGGCAACACCGTGACCGTACGCGTCACCCACCACCAGCCCACCCAGATCCTCCAACTCGTCGGCCTGCGCACCCTCACAGCCCGCGCGAGCGCCACCGCGCACGCCGAACGCGCCACCTCGCACTAA
- a CDS encoding TadE family protein produces MTTRRTALRREARGERGSATVEMVAVTPLLILLALTVVGLGRLVDARLVVGDAAHQAARAASLARTENAARDAAHEAASTALRDARSSCTHPQVQLDTGGLRPGGTVSATVSCTADLGDLTRSGMPGSLTLSGEAISPVDTYRSAP; encoded by the coding sequence GTGACCACTCGGCGGACCGCCCTGCGCAGAGAAGCCCGCGGTGAACGGGGCTCGGCCACCGTGGAGATGGTCGCGGTCACCCCGTTGCTCATCCTCCTCGCCCTGACCGTCGTCGGACTCGGACGGCTGGTCGACGCACGGCTCGTGGTCGGCGACGCGGCGCACCAGGCCGCCCGCGCCGCCTCCCTGGCACGCACCGAGAACGCGGCGCGCGACGCCGCACACGAAGCCGCCTCCACCGCACTCCGCGACGCCCGCTCGTCCTGCACACATCCCCAAGTCCAGCTCGACACAGGAGGGCTCAGGCCCGGCGGCACCGTCAGCGCTACGGTCAGCTGCACCGCCGACCTCGGCGACCTCACCCGATCGGGTATGCCCGGCAGCCTCACCCTCAGCGGCGAGGCGATCTCGCCCGTCGACACCTACCGGAGCGCACCATGA
- a CDS encoding type II secretion system F family protein: MGTFPAAGSGVIAALLGACLGAGLVALAHGLRGRPESEETDERSRGLRLMARLPASWRSGPRVAFAVFAGAATGALTGWPVAGVLTTVGVLTLPGLLGPDRQAARRTEQMEALATWTEMLRDTLSAAAGLEQTVLATADIPPAALEPELRGLATGVREGRPLHEALEDFADEVGDPLADVVVTALVMAARKQASQLAALLGELAESVREQVAMRQRIEAGRASVRTGVRVTVAVTLGMALGLVVLNRPYLDPFNTVTGQGVLAAVGILFALSFTWLSTISRIEEPERLNHPARTGAAAGGAR; this comes from the coding sequence ATGGGCACCTTCCCCGCCGCCGGGAGCGGGGTGATCGCCGCGCTGCTGGGTGCGTGCCTCGGCGCGGGACTCGTAGCACTCGCCCACGGCCTCCGGGGCCGGCCCGAGAGCGAGGAGACCGACGAGCGAAGCCGCGGGCTGCGGCTCATGGCGAGGCTGCCTGCGAGTTGGCGAAGCGGCCCCCGCGTCGCCTTCGCCGTGTTCGCCGGTGCCGCAACCGGTGCACTGACCGGATGGCCGGTCGCCGGTGTGCTCACCACCGTCGGGGTACTCACGTTGCCCGGCCTGCTCGGCCCCGACCGGCAAGCGGCCCGCCGTACCGAGCAGATGGAAGCGCTGGCGACCTGGACCGAAATGCTCCGCGACACCCTCTCGGCCGCCGCCGGTCTGGAACAGACCGTGCTGGCCACCGCCGACATCCCGCCCGCCGCGTTGGAACCCGAGCTGCGAGGGCTGGCCACCGGGGTCCGAGAGGGCCGCCCGCTGCACGAGGCGCTGGAGGACTTCGCCGACGAAGTCGGAGACCCGTTGGCCGACGTGGTGGTAACCGCGCTGGTCATGGCCGCCCGTAAACAGGCGAGTCAGCTCGCGGCACTTCTGGGCGAGCTCGCGGAATCCGTACGGGAACAGGTCGCCATGCGCCAGCGCATCGAGGCCGGACGAGCCAGCGTCCGTACGGGCGTCAGGGTCACCGTCGCCGTCACGCTCGGCATGGCGCTGGGGCTCGTCGTCCTCAACCGCCCCTACCTGGACCCCTTCAACACCGTCACCGGGCAGGGCGTCCTGGCCGCCGTGGGCATCCTCTTCGCCCTCTCCTTCACCTGGCTCAGCACGATCAGCCGGATCGAAGAGCCGGAACGGCTGAATCACCCGGCACGCACGGGCGCGGCAGCGGGAGGCGCACGATGA
- a CDS encoding type II secretion system F family protein gives MMIPLLGALFGAGGAALLYGLRPPRATLSDVLTALDTPAPPPRPSSSADEEWATRLGRKAVPLVRALGFPTPTLRADLATCGVEVERHLAGQATCAVAGLLAPWCATALFHFAAGTPTGWWTPLSASLLLAVVLFFAPDLTVRRHAAARRREMRHTLALVLDLTVIALAGGAGIQQALGQAAAAPGGWAAAKLRHALHRAELTRTSPWLHLSDLGRHLAVPDLSELASTLELAGSEGAKVRSSLGAKARAMRRRRITEADGAAQAATEQMSLPLVGLFAAFLLLIGYPALAHVLST, from the coding sequence ATGATGATCCCCCTGCTCGGCGCACTGTTCGGGGCCGGAGGCGCCGCTCTGCTGTACGGGCTGCGACCACCGCGCGCCACGCTCAGCGATGTCCTCACGGCCCTGGACACCCCGGCACCGCCACCTCGTCCGTCCTCTTCCGCAGACGAGGAATGGGCCACCCGGCTGGGCCGCAAGGCAGTCCCACTGGTCCGCGCGCTCGGCTTCCCCACCCCCACCCTCCGCGCAGACCTCGCCACCTGCGGCGTGGAGGTGGAGCGGCACCTGGCCGGCCAGGCGACCTGCGCGGTGGCCGGGCTCCTCGCACCGTGGTGCGCCACCGCTCTCTTCCACTTCGCGGCAGGCACACCGACCGGCTGGTGGACGCCCCTTTCCGCCTCCCTCCTGCTGGCGGTCGTCCTGTTCTTCGCCCCGGACCTGACCGTACGACGGCACGCGGCAGCACGGCGCCGGGAGATGCGGCACACCCTCGCCCTCGTCCTGGACCTGACGGTCATCGCCCTGGCCGGAGGCGCCGGCATCCAGCAGGCACTCGGCCAGGCCGCAGCAGCACCAGGAGGCTGGGCGGCGGCCAAGCTACGGCACGCACTGCACCGTGCGGAGCTCACGCGTACCAGCCCGTGGCTTCACCTGTCCGACCTCGGCCGCCACCTCGCCGTACCGGACCTCTCGGAACTCGCCTCCACCTTGGAGCTCGCCGGAAGCGAAGGGGCGAAGGTCCGCTCGTCCCTGGGCGCGAAGGCCCGCGCGATGCGGCGACGACGCATCACCGAGGCCGACGGCGCGGCTCAGGCCGCCACCGAGCAGATGTCGCTGCCGTTGGTCGGCCTGTTCGCCGCCTTCTTGCTGCTGATCGGCTACCCGGCCCTCGCCCACGTCCTGTCCACCTGA